From Spodoptera frugiperda isolate SF20-4 chromosome 27, AGI-APGP_CSIRO_Sfru_2.0, whole genome shotgun sequence, a single genomic window includes:
- the LOC126912610 gene encoding uncharacterized protein LOC126912610, protein MLALECDCLRTLVTIYVFNTDYDMSSEIVFSWIVELLMFIAASLLPSVLMERNANDLDDLKAVLSEELLICEDKHLREKIHHVLRYIDACSATYTVWNGFPLNISLTFSFIGVCVLYFIALLQFTF, encoded by the exons ATGCTGGCTTTAGAATGTGATTGTTTGCGAACACTCGTTACGATATATGTCTTCAATACCGACTATGACATG TCTTCAGAAATTGTATTCAGTTGGATAGTAGAACTGCTAATGTTTATAGCGGCATCTTTATTGCCATCTGTCTTAATGGAACGAAACGCTAACGATCTAGATGACTTGAAAGCAGTTCTTTCAGAAGAACTACTTATTTGTGAAG acAAACATCTTCGAGAAAAAATACACCATGTGCTACGATATATTGATGCCTGTTCAGCGACATATACGGTCTGGAATGGATTCCCTTTGAACATATCTCTAACGTTTAGTTTTATAGGtgtatgtgttttatattttattgctttgttgCAATTTACATTCTAA